The Bacillaceae bacterium IKA-2 DNA window GCAATAAATGAAACTATTCCTAATGCAAATGAGGCGCGCCAAAATTTCTTTGATTTTAGTTCAATCACTTTGTATCATCCTTTAATAGTCATAGTTATCATAGGTAAAGAACTTCTTTATTCATGATACAGTCGCCAAGTGTGAGTGATAAACTAAATTGGACAGTTTCCGCCAGATAAGAATGAACACTTATTTTCCAGGAGGAAGGGTAGCACTTCTATAGGTGATGGACCGTAGGGCCATCACCTATAGAAACAATTTCCTTTTCTCTATAAATTTAAAATAAGACCAAGACACTGTATGATGATAAGTAGTTTCTTAGATTTTCAACAGTGTGGAGGAAAAAGGTGGATAAGTGGCAAATGTATATGGAAATTCAGCAATTACTAAAGCAAGGATTCAGTAAATCGAAAGTAGCTGGAAAGTTAGGGGTTTCAAGAACAACGGTTTATCGCTATTTAAAAAGTACGCCAAGTGACATGAGTGAATGGGTGGTTCAACTTGAAAGTAGAAGAAAAAAGCTAGACCCATTCAAAGAATTGATCCTTTCGTGGTTGTATTCACATCCTGATATGACAGCTGCCCAGGTTTATGATTGGCTACAAGAAAAGAAACAGGTAAAAGATGTTTCTGAAAGTACAGTAAGAGCCTATGTAAGAGAGTTACGACTATCATATGATATTTCTAAAGAAACAACTATGCGTGATTATGAAGCCGTGGCAGAGTTACCGATGGGCGAACAAATTCAAGTAGATTTTGGACAAACAGTTCAAAAGACAATCGTGGGAAAAACGGTCAGACTTTATTTCATAGCTTTTGTTCTATCCCACTCTAGATACAAATACAAAGAATGGGTGGATCGGCCTTTCACCACCAAAGATGTTATACGTACCCATGAAAATGCCTTTCAATATTTTGCTGGAATTCCTAGGGAACTCGTTTATGATCAAGATGCGCTTCTTGTCGTTAGCGAAAATGGAGGTGATTTAATTCTAACAAAAGAGTTTCAAGCGTACAAAGAAGATCGGAAGTTAACGATTTGGGTTTGTCGTAAAGCAGATCCAGAGACAAAGGGAAAAATTGAAAATATGGTAGGTTTTGTGAAAGTGAACTTTTCCAAACATCGGATATTTCAAAATATTGATAAATGGAATGAAGATGGGTTAGCGTGGCTGAAGCGTACGGGTAATTATAAGATTCATAACACAACAAAAAAAAGACCGTGCGAAGTGTTTCTCCTTGAAAAGCAACACTTACGACCAGTCTCAACGGCTACTGGCAGTTTACCTGCAGGTAGTCAAACTAAACTCCAATCTATTATAACAAGGACGGTTCGAAAGGACAATACGATTTGGTATAAATCTAATCGCTACTCAGTTCCTCTCGGAACATTTGAAAAGTATCCAGAAGTAGCAATATCTGAAGTCGACGATGCCTATTTAATGATCGTTGAAGTTGACACAGGGGAAATATTTGCGAAACATAAACTGTCTGTTGCAAAAGGAGAATTAATTCAAGATCGACAACATACGCGTGATCGAACAAAAGGGGTTACAGCTTATATACAGTCAGTAGCAGAAAAATTCGAAAATACAGATATGGCACTCTCTTTTCTAGAAACGATTAAATCAGCGTTTCCGCGATACATTAGGGATCAACTCCAGCTGATATCAAAAGAAATAAAATGTCATGAGCAGTCAATTATTAATGAAGCTTTAAAAGAATGTGTTAACCGGAAACTATTTTGTGCAACAGATTTTATCGATATGGTTCAGTACCTTGACCGACAACGACAAATGATTGTTACACCTCCAACTGATAACGATGAAACAACTAAAATACTTCATGAAAACAACCAATCGTTAGTGAATACGAAACCAGCAACCAGAGATATAAATGATTATTTGTCAGTATTGGCAGGTGATGTTTGATGAGTCAGTTTGCACAAGTGCAGGAGTTATTAAAGACACTCCGATTATCGGAAACATCTACTAGTATAACAAGACTAATTAAAGAAGCAGAATCAAACGAAGTTTCCTATACATCATTTCTACTAACGATATTAACATTTGAACAAAAGCGCCGGGAAGAAAAACAAACAGAAAAACGCTTAAAATGGGCTACATTTCCGTATCATAAAACGATGATCGACTTTAATCTTGATGAACAGAGATCATTAAGTAAAAAACAGTTTAATCAATTAAAAGAGCTAACATGGGTAGAGCAGCTGTACAACATTATTTTATTGGGACCGCCAGGTGCAGGGAAAACTTTATTAGCAATAGGATTAGGGATTGAGGCAATCAACCGCGGATATAAAGTTTCGTTTATTTCTATGGGTGATTTAATCCATACGTTAAAAACAGAAGAAATCACTCGAAAGTCACAGACTAGAATGAGCAGAATTAGAAATTCAAATTTAGTGATTATTGATGATCTTATGTTTATGGCAATGGATCAACGTGAAGCCAACCTATTTTTCCATTTAATAAACTATTTATATAATAATGCTTCTATTATACTCACATCAAATAAGGCCCCAAGTGATTGGGGCGAGTTGATGGGCGATTCAAGTATTACAGCAGCCATTTTAGATAGGATCATTCACCGAGCTGAAGTTATTCACTTAGATAATGACAGTTATCGAATGAAGCACCGATCTTCCATTTTTGGTGGAGAAAGTGTTCAAAGTTAATTGGCGAAAAGTGTTCATTTCTACTTGACGGTCACACCAAGGTGATAAATAAAATATATAATATTTATAATGAACATAAATATTATTTATGAAGGTGAAAAAATGGAACTTCGTCAACTACAATGTTTCTTTGAAACGGCAAGGTGGAAGAGCTTTACAAAAGCGTCCGAA harbors:
- the istA gene encoding IS21 family transposase, with protein sequence MDKWQMYMEIQQLLKQGFSKSKVAGKLGVSRTTVYRYLKSTPSDMSEWVVQLESRRKKLDPFKELILSWLYSHPDMTAAQVYDWLQEKKQVKDVSESTVRAYVRELRLSYDISKETTMRDYEAVAELPMGEQIQVDFGQTVQKTIVGKTVRLYFIAFVLSHSRYKYKEWVDRPFTTKDVIRTHENAFQYFAGIPRELVYDQDALLVVSENGGDLILTKEFQAYKEDRKLTIWVCRKADPETKGKIENMVGFVKVNFSKHRIFQNIDKWNEDGLAWLKRTGNYKIHNTTKKRPCEVFLLEKQHLRPVSTATGSLPAGSQTKLQSIITRTVRKDNTIWYKSNRYSVPLGTFEKYPEVAISEVDDAYLMIVEVDTGEIFAKHKLSVAKGELIQDRQHTRDRTKGVTAYIQSVAEKFENTDMALSFLETIKSAFPRYIRDQLQLISKEIKCHEQSIINEALKECVNRKLFCATDFIDMVQYLDRQRQMIVTPPTDNDETTKILHENNQSLVNTKPATRDINDYLSVLAGDV
- the istB gene encoding IS21-like element helper ATPase IstB is translated as MSQFAQVQELLKTLRLSETSTSITRLIKEAESNEVSYTSFLLTILTFEQKRREEKQTEKRLKWATFPYHKTMIDFNLDEQRSLSKKQFNQLKELTWVEQLYNIILLGPPGAGKTLLAIGLGIEAINRGYKVSFISMGDLIHTLKTEEITRKSQTRMSRIRNSNLVIIDDLMFMAMDQREANLFFHLINYLYNNASIILTSNKAPSDWGELMGDSSITAAILDRIIHRAEVIHLDNDSYRMKHRSSIFGGESVQS